The following coding sequences lie in one Anguilla anguilla isolate fAngAng1 chromosome 14, fAngAng1.pri, whole genome shotgun sequence genomic window:
- the sec16a gene encoding protein transport protein Sec16A isoform X1, with amino-acid sequence MQPPPRTAPPGASGPPPTGGVPNAFRRTRPHKHPGSTMMMPGPAMPTMPIPPMTDPFAFGRQAMSTGSQPPPAKSSPLPMQAAPPVGFHPTAPGQEHGVPPQPAESAQGARHLPPPSSLSAPAPGVNVFTPNSAGASAAPPGQLPSPPTLTGAGAAGAEQGHGSSADNVPYITPGAYSSAPMQNRPPYGQEFRGDPAPYTPSAPGAVPSQPQTMPPPASQRMPDYGSRPPSDQNYFQPTSDPPQAFVAHPPAPAPTLAPAPAPSPHLPQPSPSPHLPASTPSPQLPHHVPSPHFPQPAPSPHTSPQMPPQSQVPSAVLGPSSPPTAALGPGAAEQQGPAGAAAASLYHNSHFQAQNYFSQNCVVPDPWFSQSSQEHFYHQMGGESGNRRPDPLNSQHGTPSSQGGPVPYMADPGTVTMFFKGNDVENEETLSGEGKAINGVAGATGHSFPNSSLPNHQVPPSQALPGAEAAQRGGPNVPGPCHAPPVGEGDAVYMNDSGFVSGTPKHAGVQFDHVENLECIPNQEVLPNEPQKLPTVPPSASENLGAAHSLPVTHGGDHFEGGPNLETPDSVPRPIRSESVSSSYSNVSHGSASGSRRPQGMGPTFIQQETARPPEDSSTEYFQQIDSSPAGEPVPQNMSSRMYHSQLSQTPTPSPPKPTGIFQASANSSFEPVRSHGVGVRPAEVDQARMVMEKSSYRLPEPGVADVSPGNLEQPPDNLENIFMPSAPQPSVGPAERRPSSRAHGARLKCESPATTLWAQNEMPNLGANILLAPAAPPVHAPVRQPSAEVIQPPEDGPLDLQAPQRPQKADNSSENLENPPKVTEADLKNPQASLGYASLLVPSPAAESFHNQSVLIAPPATNYSVISANNSAHTSNQTAPSEILQNTAVDGNSSFIHLHLPSTASTANAIALDSSKTSNLQQHFIASPINSSGSFSGPPVPNPGPLNLALDKAIKSENPPLASTGRPPQPLPSGADPIGSQTHSIPPVNSQTHSAAANQKQPTNYELLGFAMHHPQNHQNQAPNPGSHVPSAAPQQALPPSQAAKPGAPQGNTTGFYLQVTKDAQQGGRGEGEQQPAEPPPSAAASSQQPAPDSTQPPEAQPGLQGPGAAPSPSHNQGLPPNNQYPQPPAPGQGPPGPGAPPGQPWAVPHGPGGPPPPQQPWNSSQPPVTDPQRPPSAQGGQQGYAGPPSVPGPGYGGYYDGAYSEYPNGRPPYPPQYYQDDAYRRYDARYGRYEGSNPGYREGEQRYREQPDRPSSRTSQYSDRPSSRQGYPEDYQRANRSAYDEYYAEHYKNQYDYGDRSRWERYDAAGYDPRYRGYYDQYWYNYGSEAYGNREAYYPPQQYAARPEDQWRYDPRYDASFDDEYQRKWSQYGDELDRRSVHSEQSAHSAHSSRSQHSRRSSFSSHSQQSQVYRSQPDLVSGGYEPPGQTSSLMVDYSYAPYSDNVDRNQTFTDYPYPGAYSSENAWPAVEQAPPRPMTPEKYSVPHRCARFGPGGQMVQVLPNLPSAGQPALVEIHSMETMLQDTQAQQELRSFPGPLVKEETHKVDVIKFAQNRALECLRSDSLIDKDSAFLIWEFIVLLCRQNGTVVGTDIADLLLREHRSVWLPGKSPNEANLIDFTNEPLERAEEEPGSGPLSLLSDTFMTVPENVGKETERFRELLLFGRKKDALESAMKNGLWGHALLLASKMDNRTHARVMTRFANSLPINDPLQTVYQLMSGRMPAAATCCGDEKWGDWRPHLAMVLSNLTHALDLDTRTIATMGDTLASKGLTDAAHFCYMMAQVGLGVYTKKSTKMVLIGANHSLPFFKFASNEAIQRTEAYEYAQSLGSQPCSLPNFQVFKFIYACRLAESGLSAHAFHYCEVIARALLSLPSYHSPVFVSQLIQVAAKLRFFDPQLKEKPEQELFIEPDWLVGLRQLDGQIKEGVISYSGDRATPQQYACSTPSSEFDQPSPPDPMGVPQDMGGPAPENPLMSSLMPNPGQPMAGVQLMPPAPPTILEEGMPSMPQVFPPTDGVPFYPVPPAQPGMGPFSQPFPESQPGGYPPPGQGYAPPYHPEQPEMYPGPPMPAQMSPQVSPTEPHPAPPEHQFPHPSSQPSSPARSTFPQQMDFYDQMAQMAPGRRSRTTSQSSAHMAPGMRSRTTSESSTHSMGPERKNSAVKQTSPPPPSIPEQAPHREEPKKQKKDSPKKGGGGGGGGGGGWLMNLFRKGKNEAHLPDDKNKSIVWDEKKQRWVNLDEPEEENKPPPPPPSNFPKMGPQMGPGGPGGPPSGGPPVNIFSRKAGTKGRYVDVLNPGGTGAKPASLVPAPADLFAPLAPMPMPANLFVPGAAPEEQQPMEGSVPETGGNPEQDHPVPSAAPQMFNPMLFPPGPEGAAAMDGELSRSSSMSSLSREVSQHLNQAQAQPPPQGAPPPQGGPPPGGVTFYNPSQFAQPSAPSGGGRLGRFGQRKYPALK; translated from the exons ATGCAGCCCCCTCCACGAACTGCTCCACCCGGGGCTTCTGGCCCACCGCCTACTGGAGGGGTCCCCAATGCATTTCGACGGACAAGGCCTCACAAGCATCCAGGGAGCACTATGATGATGCCTGGACCCGCTATGCCCACTATGCCCATTCCCCCTATGACCGATCCTTTTGCATTTGGCAGGCAAGCCATGTCCACCGGGTCCCAGCCACCACCTGCCAAGAGCAGCCCCCTTCCTATGCAAGCTGCACCCCCTGTAGGATTTCACCCAACCGCCCCAGGCCAGGAGCATGGAGTGCCTCCACAGCCAGCAGAAAGTGCACAGGGTGCCCGTCACCTTCCGCCGCCCTCGTCTTTGTCTGCTCCCGCCCCAGGGGTAAACGTGTTCACTCCCAACAGTGCTGGGGCTTCAGCTGCACCACCTGGGCAACTCCCTAGCCCTCCCACCCTCACAGGGGCAGGTGCTGCAGGTGCAGAACAAGGGCACGGCAGTTCTGCAGATAATGTGCCCTACATAACACCAGGAGCCTACAGTTCAGCCCCCATGCAGAACAGACCTCCGTATGGGCAGGAGTTCAGGGGCGACCCTGCCCCTTACACCCCCTCGGCCCCTGGTGCAGTGCCCTCTCAACCCCAGACCATGCCACCCCCAGCCTCGCAACGGATGCCTGACTATGGGAGTCGTCCACCTTCTGATCAGAACTACTTCCAGCCAACCAGTGATCCACCCCAGGCTTTTGTTGCCCACCCTCCAGCGCCTGCCCCAACTCTTGCACCTGCACCAGCCCCCTCTCCGCATTTACCCCAGCCTTCCCCTTCTCCTCACTTACCCGCGTCCACTCCCTCGCCTCAGTTGCCCCATCATGTCCCCTCGCCTCATTTTCCCCAACCTGCCCCCTCACCTCACACATCCCCACAGATGCCCCCCCAGAGCCAGGTCCCCTCGGCTGTACTGGGCCCCAGCAGCCCACCCACCGCAGCCCTTGGGCCAGGTGCAGCCGAGCAGCAGGGGCCTGCAGGGGCCGCTGCAGCCTCCCTGTACCACAATTCCCATTTTCAGGCCCAAAATTATTTCAGTCAAAACTGTGTTGTACCTGACCCCTGGTTTAGCCAGTCTTCCCAGGAGCACTTTTACCACCAGATGGGCGGGGAGTCTGGTAACAGACGACCCGACCCCTTAAATTCTCAACATGGCACCCCCTCAAGCCAAGGTGGGCCGGTCCCTTATATGGCTGACCCTGGCACTGTTACAATGTTCTTCAAGGGGAACGACGTTGAGAATGAGGAGACACTCTCAGGAGAGGGGAAAGCCATTAACGGAGTTGCTGGAGCTACTGGACATTCATTCCCAAACTCCTCACTTCCCAACCATCAAGTGCCCCCTTCACAGGCTCTCCCGGGGGCCGAGGCGGCCCAGAGAGGGGGTCCGAATGTGCCTGGCCCCTGCCATGCCCCGCCTGTGGGTGAAGGGGATGCAGTCTATATGAATGACAGTGGGTTTGTCAGCGGCACCCCAAAACATGCGGGTGTCCAGTTTGATCATGTGGAAAACCTGGAGTGCATCCCCAACCAAGAGGTTTTGCCCAACGAGCCGCAAAAACTCCCCACTGTGCCCCCGAGTGCCAGCGAAAACCTGGGAGCGGCACACAGTCTCCCTGTTACCCATGGAGGGGACCATTTTGAAGGGGGCCCCAACCTGGAGACCCCCGATTCGGTGCCTCGGCCCATCAGGTCGGAGAGCGTGTCGTCGAGCTACAGCAACGTGAGCCACGGGAGCGCTTCTGGCTCCAGGAGGCCCCAGGGCATGGGGCCCACTTTCATCCAGCAGGAGACCGCCAGGCCCCCTGAAGATTCCTCCACGGAATACTTCCAGCAGATCGACTCCTCCCCCGCCGGGGAACCAGTGCCGCAAAACATGTCCAGCAGGATGTACCACAGCCAGCTGtcccagacccccacccccagccccccaaaaCCCACTGGAATTTTCCAAGCCAGCGCAAACAGCTCTTTTGAGCCCGTACGCTCCCATGGCGTGGGGGTCCGGCCTGCGGAGGTGGACCAGGCCAGGATGGTCATGGAGAAGAGCAGCTACAGGCTACCCGAGCCGGGCGTGGCCGACGTGTCACCCGGCAACCTGGAACAGCCACCGGACAACCTGGAGAACATCTTCATGCCCTCTGCGCCGCAGCCTAGCGTGGGGCCGGCGGAACGGCGGCCCTCCTCTCGGGCGCACGGGGCCCGTCTGAAGTGCGAGAGCCCTGCCACCACGCTGTGGGCCCAGAACGAAATGCCCAACCTGGGAGCCAACATCCTGCTGGCCCCCGCGGCCCCTCCCGTGCACGCGCCGGTGAGACAGCCCAGCGCAGAGGTGATCCAGCCCCCTGAGGACGGGCCGCTCGACCTGCAGGCCCCTCAGCGGCCCCAGAAAGCCGACAACTCATCCGAGAACCTGGAGAACCCTCCCAAAGTGACCGAGGCCGACCTGAAGAATCCCCAGGCAAGTCTCGGCTATGCCTCCCTGCTAGTCCCTTCCCCTGCTGCAGAATCATTCCACAATCAGTCTGTCCTGATTGCGCCTCCAGCTACTAATTACAGCGTGATTTCAGCAAATAATTCTGCGCATACATCAAATCAGACTGCCCCCAGTGAGATTTTACAGAATACAGCAGTAGATGGCAATTCGTcattcatacatttacatttaccatCTACGGCATCCACTGCAAATGCAATAGCTCTAGATTCCTCGAAGACTTCTAATCTCCAGCAGCATTTTATTGCTTCACCAATAAATTCTTCTGGAAGCTTTAGTGGTCCGCCTGTACCAAATCCAGGACCCCTCAACCTGGCACTGGACAAAGCCATAAAATCAGAGAACCCCCCTCTGGCATCTACAGGTAGACCACCACAGCCACTTCCTTCCGGGGCCGATCCTATTGGCAGTCAGACCCACTCTATTCCCCCTGTTAATTCTCAGACCCATTCTGCAGCCGCCAATCAAAAGCAACCCACCAATTATGAGCTCCTCGGTTTCGCCATGCACCATCCTCAGAACCACCAAAACCAAGCTCCTAACCCAGGTAGTCATGTGCCTTCTGCTGCTCCTCAGCAAGCGCTGCCCCCGTCGCAGGCAGCCAAGCCAGGAGCGCCGCAGGGCAACACGACAGGGTTCTACCTGCAGGTGACCAAAGACGcgcagcagggagggaggggggagggcgagCAGCAGCCCGCGGAGCCGCCCCCGTCGGCGGCCGCTAGCTCCCAGCAGCCCGCCCCAGACTCCACCCAGCCGCCCGAGGCTCAACCCGGCCTTCAGGGGCCGGGAGCGGCCCCTTCGCCCTCACACAACCAAGGGCTTCCACCAAATAACCAGTATCCTCAGCCCCCTGCGCCCGGACAGGGCCCACCTGGGCCGGGTGCCCCCCCAGGCCAGCCTTGGGCTGTCCCTCATGGGCCGGGCGGCCCGCCTCCCCCCCAGCAGCCGTGGAACTCCTCTCAGCCACCCGTCACAGACCCGCAGAGGCCGCCGTCTGCGCAGGGGGGCCAGCAAGGGTATGCTGGCCCACCTTCCGTGCCAGGACCTGGGTACGGAGGGTACTATGATGGCGCCTATTCAGAGTATCCGAATGGAAGACCGCCTTATCCCCCTCAGTACTACCAG GATGATGCCTACAGAAGATACGATGCCCGCTACGGTCGATATGAAGGATCCAACCCAGGCTACAGAGAAGGAGAGCAGCGTTACCGAGAGCAACCGGACCGACCCAGTTCTAGAACCAGCCAATACTCGGACAGGCCCTCCTCCAG ACAAGGCTACCCTGAGGATTACCAGAGAGCCAACCGAAGTGCCTATGATGAGTATTATGCAGAACACTATAAGAATCAGTATGACTATGGAG ATCGGAGCCGGTGGGAGCGCTATGACGCGGCGGGCTATGACCCTCGGTACCGGGGCTACTATGACCAGTACTGGTATAACTACGGCTCTGAGGCTTATGGGAACAGAGAGGCGTACTATCCTCCCCAGCAGTACGCCGCCAG GCCGGAGGATCAGTGGCGCTACGACCCGCGCTACGACGCCAGCTTCGACGACGAATACCAGCGCAAGTGGAGCCAGTACGGCGACGAGTTGGACCGGCGCAGCGTGCACAGCGAGCAGTCCGCCCACAGCGCGCACAGCTCACGCAGTCAGCACAGCCGACGCAGCAGCTTCAGCTCCCACTCGCAGCag AGCCAGGTGTACAGGAGCCAGCCAGACCTGGTTTCTGGGGGTTATGAGCCCCCCGGCCAAACGTCCTCCCTCATGGTCGACTACTCGTACGCACCGTACTCCGACAACGTGGACAGAAACCAGACTTTCACCGATTACCCGTACCCAGGCGCCTACTCCTCAGAGAACGCGTGGCCCGCTGTGGAGCAAG CGCCACCGCGGCCCATGACCCCGGAGAAGTACTCTGTCCCGCACCGGTGCGCCAGGTTTGGGCCCGGGGGCCAGATGGTCCAGGTGCTGCCCAACCTGCCCTCGGCGGGCCAGCCTGCCCTGGTGGAGATCCACAGCATGGAG ACCATGCTGCAGGACACACAGGCGCAGCAGGAGCTACGCAGCTTCCCCGGCCCGCTCGTAAA aGAGGAGACCCACAAGGTGGACGTGATCAAGTTCGCCCAGAACAGAGCTCTGGAGTGCCTGCGCTCCGACAGCCTGATCGATAAGGACTCGGCCTTCCTCATCTGGGAGTTCATCGTCCTGCTGTGCAGGCAGAATGGA ACGGTGGTGGGGACGGACATCGCCGACCTGCTCCTGCGGGAGCACAGGTCCGTGTGGCTGCCGGGGAAGTCGCCCAACGAGGCCAACCTGATCGACTTCACCAACGAGCCGCTGGAGCGGGCCGAGGAGGAGCCGGGCTCCGGGCCGCTGTCCCTGCTGTCCGACACCTTCATGACCGTGCCCGAGAACGTGGGCAAGGAGACGGAGCGCTTCCGCGAGCTGCTGCTGTTCGGCAGGAAGAAG GACGCGCTGGAGTCCGCCATGAAGAACGGGCTCTGGGGTCACGCCCTGCTGCTCGCCAGCAAGATGGACAACCGGACGCACGCGCGGGTCATGACCAG GTTTGCCAATAGCCTGCCCATCAACGACCCCCTGCAGACTGTGTACCAGCTGATGTCTGGAAGGATGCCGGCCGCTGCAACT TGCTGTGGGGATGAGAAGTGGGGTGACTGGCGCCCCCACCTGGCCATGGTGCTGTCCaacctcacacacgcactggaCCTGGACACCAGAACCATCGCCACCATGGGAGACACACTGG CCTCCAAAGGCCTGACCGACGCAGCCCACTTCTGCTACATGATGGCTCAGGTCGGCTTGGGCGTCTACACCAAGAAGAGTACAAAGATGGTGCTGATTGGAGCCAATCACAG TTTGCCGTTCTTCAAGTTTGCTTCCAACGAAGCGATCCAGCGGACCGAGGCTTACGAGTATGCACAGTCTCTGGGCTCCCAGCCCTGCTCCCTGCCAAACTTCCAG gtgtTCAAGTTCATCTACGCCTGCAGGCTGGCTGAGTCCGGCCTCTCTGCTCACGCCTTCCACTACTGTGAGGTCATCGCCCGAGCCCTGCTGTCCCTCCCCTCCTACCACTCTCCTGTGTTTGTCAGCCAGCTTATACAG GTCGCGGCGAAGCTACGTTTCTTCGACCCTCAGCTGAAGGAGAAGCCGGAACAGGAGCTTTTCATCGAGCCGGACTGGCTGGTGGGTCTGCGACAGCTGGACGGACAGATCAAG GAAGGGGTCATATCCTACAGTGGAGATAGGGCCACGCCCCAGCAGTATGCCTGCAGTACCCCCAGCTCTGAGTTTGACCAGCCCAGCCCCCCAGACCCAATGGGGGTGCCCCAGGACATGGGAGGCCCTGCCCCAGAGAACCCCTTAATGTCCTCCCTGATGCCAAACCCGGGGCAGCCCATGGCAGGGGTTCAGCTCATGCCCCCAG cacccCCCACCATTCTGGAGGAAGGGATGCCCTCCATGCCCCAGGTTTTCCCCCCCACTGACGGGGTCCCCTTCTACCCGGTACCCCCCGCTCAGCCTGGCATGGGCCCTTTTTCACAGCCTTTCCCAGAGAGCCAGCCAGGTGGGTATCCCCCTCCAGGGCAGGGCTACGCCCCACCCTACCACCCCGAGCAGCCAGAGATGTACCCAGGACCCCCAATGCCCGCACAGATGTCCCCCCAGGTCAGCCCCACGGAACCTCACCCTGCACCCCCCGAGCACCAGTTCCCGCACCCGAGCTCCcagccctcctcccccgcccggAGCACCTTCCCCCAGCAGATGGACTTCTATGACCAGATGGCCCAGATG GCCCCAGGGAGGAGGTCCAGAACCACCTCACAGTCCTCAGCACACATG GCTCCAGGCATGCGATCCCGCACCACCTCCGAATCCTCCACTCACTCCATGGGACCAGAGCGGAAGAATTCAGCTGTGAAGCAGacctcgccccctcccccgtccaTACCAGAGCAGGCCCCCCACAGGGAGGAGCCCAAGAAGCAAAAGAAGGACTCCCCCAAAAAG ggaggtggaggtggaggtggaggtggtggtggctgGCTGATGAACTTGTTTCGCAAGGGGAAGAACGAGGCTCACCTGCCTGACGACAAGAATAAATCG ATCGTTTGGGATGAGAAGAAACAGAGATGGGTGAACTTGGATGAACCAGAAGAGGAG